A section of the Leptospira kobayashii genome encodes:
- the serC gene encoding 3-phosphoserine/phosphohydroxythreonine transaminase codes for MGKFTSRIHNFNAGPAMLPTEVMEKAQREFLNYQGTGMSVMEMSHRAKPFQDILDRSIHYLRSLLSIPDRYGVVYYPGGATLQFSAIPLNYLKEGESADFALTGVWAVKAREEAKKFYPNVKTIFDGKDSKYTEIPELTDELISDDAKYVYITSNNTIYGTRYKTLPKLKKAPLIADMTSDLLSRKLNIEDFSVIFAGAQKNIGPSGLTLVIYDKEKLPKQNHPIPNLMNFELMEKNGSLYNTPPTYSIYMAGLVFEWLIEKGGVEVMEKENEEKAKLLYDTIDSSSLYYAPVPVKNRSAMNVVFRLKDDSLDSKFLEGTEAAGLAGLKGYRDVGGFRASIYNAMPKSGIETLISYMKEFERSKG; via the coding sequence ATGGGAAAATTTACTTCAAGAATCCACAATTTCAACGCAGGGCCTGCCATGCTTCCTACGGAAGTGATGGAAAAAGCCCAAAGAGAATTCCTGAACTACCAAGGGACAGGAATGTCTGTAATGGAGATGAGTCACAGGGCAAAACCCTTCCAAGACATCCTGGACCGATCGATTCACTATTTGCGTTCTCTTCTCTCCATTCCCGATCGTTACGGAGTCGTCTATTATCCCGGTGGAGCTACACTTCAATTCTCAGCGATTCCCCTCAATTATTTGAAAGAAGGGGAATCCGCAGACTTTGCACTTACCGGAGTCTGGGCTGTGAAAGCCAGAGAAGAGGCTAAAAAATTCTATCCGAATGTAAAAACCATCTTCGACGGAAAGGATTCCAAATATACGGAAATCCCCGAACTTACGGATGAACTGATTTCCGATGATGCAAAATATGTTTATATCACTTCCAATAATACGATTTACGGAACCCGTTACAAAACGTTACCCAAATTGAAAAAGGCCCCTCTCATTGCAGACATGACGAGTGATCTTTTAAGTCGTAAGTTGAACATAGAAGATTTCAGCGTTATTTTTGCAGGCGCTCAGAAAAACATAGGTCCATCCGGATTAACACTTGTTATCTACGACAAAGAAAAACTTCCGAAACAAAACCATCCTATTCCCAATCTTATGAATTTCGAATTGATGGAAAAAAACGGATCGCTCTACAACACACCTCCGACTTACTCCATTTATATGGCAGGACTTGTCTTCGAATGGCTGATAGAAAAAGGAGGAGTCGAAGTGATGGAGAAGGAAAACGAAGAGAAAGCAAAACTCCTTTATGATACGATCGATTCCTCTTCCCTTTATTATGCACCCGTCCCCGTAAAAAACCGTTCCGCGATGAATGTTGTCTTCCGTTTGAAAGACGATTCTCTTGATTCTAAATTTTTAGAAGGAACGGAAGCTGCAGGACTTGCAGGGCTCAAAGGATACAGAGATGTAGGTGGATTCAGAGCTTCCATTTACAACGCAATGCCTAAGTCGGGTATAGAAACACTTATCTCCTATATGAAAGAATTCGAAAGATCCAAAGGTTAG
- the rpiB gene encoding ribose 5-phosphate isomerase B — MKPKLGIASDHGGFTLKEFLRKSLEESFEVVDYGTKSEASVDYPTIIGDACRKVLAGEVPRLIALCGTGIGASIAANRIPGIRAALCHDEFTAEMSRRHNDANVIVLGGRVLGTDLALRIVQKWIDTDFEGGRHERRLGLIEEQKP, encoded by the coding sequence ATGAAACCCAAGTTAGGAATCGCGTCCGACCACGGAGGATTTACCCTAAAAGAATTCCTAAGGAAAAGCCTGGAGGAAAGTTTTGAAGTGGTCGATTATGGTACAAAGAGCGAAGCTTCTGTTGATTACCCGACCATCATCGGGGATGCCTGCCGAAAAGTTTTGGCGGGGGAAGTGCCCAGACTCATCGCCCTCTGCGGAACAGGAATCGGCGCCTCGATTGCGGCAAACCGAATTCCGGGAATCAGAGCGGCACTCTGCCATGACGAATTCACTGCTGAAATGTCCCGCCGACATAATGATGCAAATGTAATCGTTTTGGGAGGTAGGGTTTTGGGAACAGATCTGGCTCTTCGGATTGTACAAAAATGGATAGATACAGATTTCGAGGGCGGCCGTCACGAACGGAGACTAGGTTTGATCGAAGAACAAAAACCC
- a CDS encoding P83/100 family protein → MRLFRATAIFLFVVVTGVSAQSKAPLGESEIKGAKKIEFINRSLKKANPDILQENAETGKKLATALSKSDSASVSGVTVQRIQPGGDGKLGADIFSISESQSFDHVNSIVRIVAAYLESSFQYKAGGADTLAQYVLYYNAAHRKDLKFVTGKYTEEVVKAVTADKIGIDTNYKNWSGKTQLIIPIEKNILKDSGKDVTTDELEKDVNKIVKDKEKDPATKQKMQDEAKKMDKLQDDKIKEEKKIVQDKKQEVAKEQKQVAEKKEELAKKEATTVANLNELKKDPVKNKAEIEKKTEEVKQIQQEQKATEVKEAALEQKKEELVKKEEQVAAKEEARKEDGKTETATAEPAKTTEAVKAAEEKVQEVQKELSQVKDELKKKEEQSDNVINNKILFMKFIKYDADGHYSNELWAIDTKKDDALFKSPYNNICSKEFKEIPNQGVLVLGYDGEKIETRKHKLVLLDPDKLGVKKSSENADIFWRTPIVPREDKIYVVEKFQDKYYVARFKSDLTFEARSSEAIEENSELTFFSEKIYVTGKPKEGDKTTIKIFKKEDLTLVKTIAP, encoded by the coding sequence ATGAGATTATTTCGCGCGACCGCTATCTTTTTGTTTGTTGTTGTAACAGGAGTTTCCGCACAATCCAAGGCACCGCTTGGGGAATCGGAAATCAAGGGAGCAAAGAAGATTGAGTTTATCAATCGCTCTTTAAAAAAAGCAAACCCTGATATCCTTCAGGAAAATGCCGAAACCGGTAAAAAATTAGCTACTGCACTCAGCAAATCCGACAGTGCTTCCGTCAGCGGAGTTACCGTGCAAAGAATTCAACCGGGCGGGGATGGAAAACTGGGAGCCGATATTTTTTCCATTAGCGAATCTCAATCTTTCGATCACGTAAATTCGATCGTAAGGATCGTAGCTGCATACCTCGAAAGTTCCTTTCAATACAAGGCCGGCGGTGCCGACACTCTCGCACAATATGTGTTATACTACAATGCGGCTCATAGAAAAGATCTCAAATTCGTTACCGGCAAATATACGGAAGAAGTTGTTAAAGCGGTAACGGCTGACAAAATCGGGATTGATACGAATTATAAAAATTGGTCCGGCAAAACCCAACTGATCATTCCGATTGAAAAGAACATTCTTAAGGACAGCGGTAAGGATGTTACTACGGATGAGTTGGAAAAAGATGTCAATAAAATCGTAAAAGACAAAGAGAAAGATCCTGCTACAAAACAAAAGATGCAGGATGAAGCCAAAAAAATGGACAAACTTCAAGATGATAAAATCAAAGAAGAAAAGAAAATTGTCCAAGATAAAAAACAAGAAGTAGCCAAAGAACAAAAACAAGTTGCCGAGAAAAAAGAAGAGCTGGCAAAAAAAGAAGCTACCACCGTTGCCAACCTCAACGAATTGAAAAAAGATCCGGTTAAAAATAAAGCCGAGATCGAGAAAAAAACGGAAGAAGTAAAACAAATCCAACAAGAACAAAAAGCTACCGAAGTCAAAGAAGCCGCTCTGGAACAAAAGAAAGAAGAGCTTGTTAAAAAAGAAGAGCAAGTCGCAGCGAAAGAAGAAGCCAGAAAAGAAGATGGTAAAACCGAAACCGCCACTGCGGAACCTGCAAAAACAACGGAAGCTGTGAAGGCAGCGGAAGAGAAAGTGCAGGAAGTTCAAAAAGAACTTTCTCAAGTCAAAGACGAACTTAAGAAAAAAGAAGAACAAAGTGATAATGTGATCAATAATAAAATCCTTTTCATGAAGTTCATCAAGTATGATGCGGACGGTCACTACTCAAACGAACTTTGGGCGATCGATACAAAAAAAGACGATGCGCTTTTCAAAAGTCCTTACAATAACATCTGTTCCAAGGAATTCAAGGAGATTCCGAACCAAGGAGTTCTTGTTTTGGGTTACGATGGAGAAAAAATCGAAACCAGAAAACACAAATTGGTTTTACTCGATCCGGACAAATTGGGTGTTAAAAAATCCAGTGAAAATGCGGATATCTTCTGGAGAACTCCTATTGTTCCGAGAGAAGACAAAATCTACGTGGTAGAAAAATTCCAAGACAAATACTATGTAGCTCGTTTCAAATCCGATCTAACTTTTGAAGCACGATCTTCCGAAGCAATTGAAGAAAATTCGGAACTAACTTTTTTCAGTGAAAAAATTTATGTAACAGGAAAGCCGAAAGAAGGGGACAAGACGACGATCAAGATTTTCAAAAAAGAAGATCTAACATTGGTTAAAACAATCGCTCCTTAA